In a genomic window of Nesterenkonia halotolerans:
- a CDS encoding HAD family hydrolase — translation MSSTFPSAVQTRTEQPDDAPAEVTGALQAVFWDMDGTMVDTEPFWISEERSLVEAHGGVWTEEQAHSLVGQALTHSAAVLQEAGVAMTSREIIDHLITRVAARAQADMPWRPGARELLADLHAAGVRCALVTMSEKPLAEAVAAALPSGQMEFIVSGDMVSRGKPDPEAYLQAFQKMAADHQQRTGVELQMNRCIAIEDSIPGVSSAADSGLVTIAVPHYTPIPEDGRWQLLPGLSGVDAASLEQLLPR, via the coding sequence ATGTCTTCGACCTTCCCCTCAGCCGTGCAGACCAGGACAGAGCAGCCAGATGATGCCCCCGCGGAGGTCACCGGAGCGCTGCAGGCGGTGTTCTGGGACATGGACGGCACCATGGTCGACACCGAGCCGTTCTGGATCTCAGAGGAGCGCAGCCTGGTCGAGGCGCACGGCGGCGTCTGGACTGAGGAGCAGGCGCACAGCCTCGTCGGACAGGCCCTCACGCACAGCGCCGCCGTGCTCCAAGAGGCCGGCGTGGCGATGACCTCCCGCGAGATCATCGATCACCTCATCACCCGCGTCGCGGCTCGTGCCCAGGCCGATATGCCGTGGCGCCCCGGTGCCCGCGAGCTGCTCGCCGATCTCCACGCCGCCGGCGTGCGCTGCGCGCTGGTGACGATGAGCGAGAAGCCTCTCGCTGAAGCGGTCGCCGCTGCGCTGCCGAGCGGGCAGATGGAGTTCATCGTCAGCGGTGACATGGTCTCCCGCGGCAAACCCGATCCAGAGGCCTATCTGCAGGCCTTCCAAAAGATGGCGGCGGACCACCAGCAGCGCACCGGCGTCGAGCTGCAGATGAACCGCTGCATCGCGATCGAGGACTCGATCCCCGGGGTCTCCTCCGCCGCCGACTCGGGACTGGTCACCATCGCGGTGCCGCATTACACGCCGATCCCCGAGGATGGCCGCTGGCAGCTGCTCCCGGGCCTCAGTGGAGTCGACGCGGCCAGCCTCGAACAGCTCCTGCCCCGATGA